In Propionispora vibrioides, the sequence CTTTTTGGCCGCTCTTTTTATTGGGCCCGGTAAGTACAGTCTGGATGAATATCTGGGTTTAAGTCCTTCAGCCAATTGGGGAAAAAGAATAATGAAGCGGCATTGGTAATAAAAAAATCCCGCTTCGGCGTACAGGCCGAAGCGGGATTTTTTATGTCACCAAAAGTCAGTAAAGACAAATGAATAAGAATATACAGAAAAATAAGCTTTTAGGAGATGGTTGGAGCTAATTTGTGGAGGAGCAGCCTTTTTTCTGTCGTATAATATTTATTGTGTATTGTGGAAAACTGGTAATCAGAAGAGAAGGGGTATCCTATGGCGTCAATCCGGCAAGGGATTGCAGAACGAACATATGTTGTTATTACTATTCTAATGACTATAGCGACAATCATTGTCGGAACTTACTATATAGTAAGAGAGCAGGCGAGAATTGTCCACGAACAGGAATTGAGGCTGTTCCAGGCCGCGGTAGAGTTAGCCCTGCAAATACCGAAATCTCAGTTTGACAGTAAGGTAAAAGAAGTCGAAGTATTGCCGATTGCGCCGGACAAAAAGGCAACGGTGATGAATGACTGGCTGCAGCCTATTCTTCAGGCTCAAATAGATAGGCATCCTGGCTTTGGCATGGGCATTTATGCCAGGGGAATTGACCGTATTGTTGCGATTGGTCCTGATTTTGACGGCGGGAAGCTTCAGCAGGGAGACGAAACATACTTTTTCAGCGCCTATGTATCGGGAACGGCTCAGTTCAGTAAGTTTAAACGGACGCTTTTTTTTAACGGCAAACCGGTCAACAAAGTGATTTATCCGATTTCTTACCAGGGAGACTATATCGGGCATGTATGGGTCTGCTCCAAAACCGAGGACCTGAATCCGATTATGCTGGCGGCTATTGCCAAGGTTATAGGGATAGCGTTGCTGCTTTGGTTAATCATTCTTTTTACCCTGCGGTTGGCCTTTCGGAAGCTGCAGACCGGCTTGCGAAATTTGGCTAATCAGATCCGGAGTCAGGATTTTGACCGGCAATCATTTGCCTCGTTTCCTGAACTGCTGCCGGTTTTTGACACAATCGTGCATTTGCGGGAGAAATTAAACGACGAGTGCCTGCAAGGAATGAAAGCACATGAAGAATTGGCATTATTCGTTGATTTGTCGGTAGACATGATATTTGTCCGGGGCTTCGACGGTTCTTTTAAAAGAATTAATCCGGCCGTAACCAAACAACTGGGCTATTGCTTAGCTGACTTGACGGCGCCGGGCATCATTGAAAAGATTCATCCCCGGGATATTGAGGGTGTGCTTGCGGCCTGGGGGCGTGTGCTGGCCGGAGAACCTTGCCTGCAATACGAGAACCGCTGTCAGGCGAAAAACGGTGAATACCGGTGGTTGGCCTGGAGCGCGATTTCTAGTAAGGAGCATGGTTTGATCTATCTGGTAGCCAGGGACATTACGGAACAAAAGGCGATCAATCAGAAGCTGCTAACTATGGCATCCATTGTAGAATACTTTTGCGATGGTATTGTCGGACTGGCGCCGGATGGAACGATTCAAAGCTGGAACCGGGAAGCGGAGAATCTTCTGGGTTACAGGGCGGCGGAAGTGATGGGAAAATGCCTGTCTATGTTTTGTGCGACCGGCTGCGGGCAAAAGACTGAAGAAGTGGTCGAGATGGTAAAAAGCGAAGAAAAGGTGCAAAATTATCAATGCATTTTACAACGGAAAAATGGCTTGGCGGTGGATGTGTCAATTACCGTTTCTCCGATCTGGGAGGATAACGGTGATCTGGCAGGTCTTTCGGCCACGATCAGGGACATTACGCAACAGAAGAAAATGGAACGGGATATAGTGCAGATGGACCGTTTGCAAACAATTGGACAAATGGCGGCCGGTATTAGCCATGAAGTTCGCAACCCAATGACCACGGTCAGGGGATTTTTGCAGATGATTGGCCGGAAACCGCAATATGCTAAGGACAAAGAATATTTTGATCTCATGATAGAAGAACTTGACCGGGCCAATACCATCATTAAGGAATTCTTGTCGATTAGCGACACCAAGGTACACAAGCTGGAAGCCAGCAAGCTGAATCAGATCATTGAGGCCATTTTGCCTTTACTGCAGGCCGATGCCCTGGAACAGGGGAAAAACCTGGAGGTGGATTTGAGCGAGACTGGTGAACTGCTATTAAATCCGAAGGAAATCCGCCAGCTTATTCTCAACCTGGTGCGGAATGGTCTGGAAGCGATGGCTGCCGGTGGTTTGGCAACCATCAGAACTTACTCCCGGGGGCGTGTGGTGGTACTGGAAATTGCCGATCAGGGAACGGGAATTCCGCCGGAGATATTGGACCGGCTGGGGACGCCGTTTCTTACGACTAAGGAAAATGGCACCGGTCTTGGCCTTGGCGTTTGTTATGGCATTGCCGAACGGCATCATGCCAAGATCGATGTGGCCACCGGCCCCGGCGGAACGACTTTTTATGTTAGCTTCGACAGTCAGTGTCGTGATAAAGATACGAAACAGTAAAGACAGGTTTACGGGCATGCAACAAGGCTGCCCGGCTTATCTTGTAAAATTGTGAAGTTGAGACAGCTGTGTTGAGATATAGTGGTTTGTCTATTTTGAAAGAGTAACTTTTGAAAGAGTAACATAATTCGCGAAATTTTTATCGCGAGGCGAGGGAGTGGCGGCGCACATATCGAACATATGTAGCCGACGATAACGAAGCATTGCGGGGACAAGGCCCGTGAGAAATTATGATTTCAGAGCAGACAGACCGCTAAGCTGATCTTGTACGACGGTAGCCGAGAGGAGAGGGTGGGACGAATGTATATTAGGGAGTTATTTTATCAGCGAAGAAAACCGGTTGTTTCCCTGGAGATTTTTCCGCCGAAGCCGACTTTGCCGATTGAAAGCGTTTACGCTACTTTGGAGGGACTTAAGGAATTGCGTCCTTCCTTTATCAGCGTAACCTATGGGGCGGGTGGCAGTAATTCGGCCAGAACCATCGAGATTGCCGATAAAGTAAAAAATCATTACGGTATCGAAGTATTGGCACATCTAACCTGTGTGGGACTGACAAGAGAACAGATTACGGCTACCTTGGATCAACTTGCCGCTTGCCAGGTGGATAACATTCTGGCTTTACGGGGCGACCCGCCGCAGGGAGAGACTGTTTTTGTCCAGCCGGAAAATGGCTATCGTTATGCCGCTCAGCTAGTGAAACACATTAAAGAGAACGGACGATTCTGCCTTGCAGCGGCGGCTTATCCTGAAGGACATATAGAGTGCCGGGATATGGCGCGCAATATAGAGTACCTAAAATACAAAGTGGATCAAGGGGCGGATTTCCTGATTTCCCAGCTGTTCTTTGATAATGACAGTTATTACTCTTTCCGGGAACAAATGGAGCGGGCCGGTGTTCAGTGTCCGTTGTCAATCGGCATTATGCCTGTGCTGAATGCCGCCCAGATCGAGCGAATTACCGCTTTATGCGGCGCGAAAATTCCGGCCGCATTACAGAAGCTATTGGACCGGTACCGGGATTCGGCGGAAGACATGGAGAAAGCAGGCATCGAATATGCCTGCGAGCAGATTGCCGATTTACAGAAAACCCGGTTTGAGGGGATTCATATCTATACAATGAATAAAGTAGCCCAGGTGCAAAGCATACTTCAAAACACGGGGCTGCTGAACGAATCATAAGGGGCGGTGGCGGGCACACTAAAAAAGGACAATCAAAAAGTGTGAAGGCTGGAGACCTGCGAAGCAATCGCGCTGGATACCGATAGAATGCTGTTGAGATTGGTTTCCGGATTGGTATTCAGATTGTCGAGAATGTCCAGGAGTATCAGTATGGTGTAAATTGACGCAAAGTCACCAAACTGTAAGGCCCGGTTGGCCGTCAGAGAATATTTGGCGGCTTGTTCCGCCAGGACCGGATTTCGCATCAAGAGCCCTCCTTTTAGAATATTGTATGCGTTATCTTACATAAATTGACACAACATTTTGTACAAACTGCTGTTGACAACTACCAGACATAAATGGTATTATATTTTGCGTAGCCGATACATGGCCTACAGTTTTTACAACTCTATGATTGTTTCGTTTGGTAGACCTGGAGAGATGTCCGAGTGGTTGAAGGAGCACGCCTGGAAAGCGTGTGTATTCGAAAGGGTACCGAGGGTTCGAATCCCTCTCTCTCCGCCACATCAAGAAAAACAAGCACTTATGACCTATGATACTATAGGAACGTAAGTGCTTTTTTGCTATCCTGTGTACATGCCTGGTTTGAGTGCACATAAATCACTAGCCATATCATTGGTAGTATCATTAGGTGTATACTGTCTAACATTGGGGGGCAGTTCACAGTGTGGTTGAAGTGAATAAAAACCTTTCTGAAAGGAAAAGGGATTTGGGCTGTTAAAAAAGAATGAGCACATATAGTGATTGTGTGAAGTAGTACTTTTGGTAAGAATTCAGCAGTACGATATTGAGAAGGAGGTTGGTAAGAATGGAAAACGACTATAATGATAAATCTATGCAGGTCATTGATACAAATTCAATGCAGTGGCAGGAACATTATAGCAAAACAGCGGGCAAAATGATGTATAAAAACTTATTGGTTCAAGACCAAGAAACTGGTATGAAGGTTGAGAAAATATGTTATCCTAGGGGATTCATAACTAAATGGCACTACCATAACTGTGCCCATGGCATATATGTTTTAGAAGGAACTTTAAAAACACATGATGGTTGTTATGGGCCGGGATCTTTTGTTTGGTTTCCTGAAAAATCCCTAGCTGAGCATGGAGCAACTGAAGAAGCGGATGTTGTTGTATTATTTATAACTAATAAACTTTTTGACATAAACTATGTAGATAAATAAGGGCAAGAAAATATATCCGGGCTGTGTTAGTGGTGCAGGTTCCGAGTGCTGTGTTTATTTATTCCATAATTTACCGAGACTTCTCCCTTGCACTCTTCAGTTATGTATAGTATAATCTTAGAGCAGAGGACAGTGCATGTGCCTAGTTAATGACTAAAAGTGCATCATTAGTACCAATATTGGCAAAAACATTAGATACAATCTAGGGTTGTAAGTGGTTTTTCTGGAGTAGACGCTTCGGTACCGCCTGGAAAGCGTGTATATTCGAAAGAGTATTGAGGGTTCGAATTTCTCTCGCTCCGCCATCATACAAATTAGCCGCTTAGCGGCTTCTGTTTTTAAGGTCGGACCGCGGTAATGTTGGGTCTTGCGCAATAGGAACTCATGAACTCCGCCAGGTCCGGAAGGGAGCAACGGTAAGTGATCATTCTTATGTGCCGCGAGGGTGCCTGATTATTACCGTGGCCCGACGTTAAAAACAGGTATATAGAATATGTAAAGCAGCCAGGGAAGTTATTTTCTGGTTGCTTTTTGGCATTGGGCCATCATCATGCAGGGAGGGACAGCCGTGTCTTATGTAGCACTTTATCGCCAATGGCGGCCGCAGGATTTCAATAATCTCGTGGGGCAGGAGCATGTCTCACAGACTTTGAAAAACGCTATCCAGTTGGGCCGTATTTCCCATGCCTATTTGTTTGCCGGCCCACGGGGTACAGGCAAAACCAGTACAGCTAAGATCTTGGCCAAAGCGCTCAATTGCGTGGAGGGGCCTACCACGGAACCTTGCAACCAATGTGCCAATTGCGCTAAAATTACTGCCGGCACCTCTATGGATGTCTTTGAAATTGATGCGGCCTCCAACCGGGGAATTGATGAAATCCGGGACCTCAGGGAAACCATTAAATTTGCGCCGGTAGACGGACGTTACAAAGTATATATCATTGATGAAGTACATATGTTAACCACGGAAGCCTTCAATGCGCTGCTGAAAACTCTGGAGGAACCGCCGGCCCATGTGGTCTTTATTTTAGCGACCACGGAAGCGCATAAAATTCCGGCGACCATCCATTCCCGCTGCCAGCGTTATGATTTTAGGCGGATTAGTAATCAGGAAATTGAAGACCGTATCCGGGAAATTGCCGCCCATACCGGACTGACCATTGAGCCGGAGGCTGTCAGATTGATTGCCGTGCACGCTGACGGCGGACTGCGCGACGCGCTCAGCATTCTCGATCAGTGCGCCACTTTGTCCGATTCGGCGATTGATACGGCTAAAGTGCGCCAATTGTTAGGGCTGATCGGTCACGAATCGATTTTGCGTCTGACCGGTTGTCTAGCAGATAAAGCGCCCAAAGATGTACTGCTGGTGGTGGATGAATTATGCCGCCAGGGCAAGGATGTGCGTCAGGTGCTGTTAGAGCTGGTACAGCATTTCCGCGGACTGATGTTGTACAAAGCGGCACCTGAATTGGAAAATATAGATGTGTATGTAGGTGATAAAGCTGTATTGGCTGAGCAGAGTGCCCGATTCAGTCATGAAGAACTGTCGGGGATGATTCATATGCTGCATGAGGCTGCTAACGAAGCCCGGCGGGTGCCGGAGCCGCGGA encodes:
- the dnaX gene encoding DNA polymerase III subunit gamma/tau, with protein sequence MSYVALYRQWRPQDFNNLVGQEHVSQTLKNAIQLGRISHAYLFAGPRGTGKTSTAKILAKALNCVEGPTTEPCNQCANCAKITAGTSMDVFEIDAASNRGIDEIRDLRETIKFAPVDGRYKVYIIDEVHMLTTEAFNALLKTLEEPPAHVVFILATTEAHKIPATIHSRCQRYDFRRISNQEIEDRIREIAAHTGLTIEPEAVRLIAVHADGGLRDALSILDQCATLSDSAIDTAKVRQLLGLIGHESILRLTGCLADKAPKDVLLVVDELCRQGKDVRQVLLELVQHFRGLMLYKAAPELENIDVYVGDKAVLAEQSARFSHEELSGMIHMLHEAANEARRVPEPRIAAEVALLAMCRRQGSGSMDALLMRLEALESKLNHWENSGGAPVRPGIPQTAAPVRETRTVAAGQVNSVEPAAPVTAAKATAASAAPKAAPAVSGEKPKDMNQVWDGVLRELLAAGKRSVHACVAQGQLVAFDEKQAVIQFTAAFPKERTEKEDYRAIIEKIFMQISGYPVQLKCMLGHAAPSKPAEAPGTDKTAAPAGPSAAKQPEEDHALKQALKMFGGKVIKQENHEEG
- a CDS encoding cupin domain-containing protein → MENDYNDKSMQVIDTNSMQWQEHYSKTAGKMMYKNLLVQDQETGMKVEKICYPRGFITKWHYHNCAHGIYVLEGTLKTHDGCYGPGSFVWFPEKSLAEHGATEEADVVVLFITNKLFDINYVDK
- the metF gene encoding methylenetetrahydrofolate reductase [NAD(P)H]; this encodes MYIRELFYQRRKPVVSLEIFPPKPTLPIESVYATLEGLKELRPSFISVTYGAGGSNSARTIEIADKVKNHYGIEVLAHLTCVGLTREQITATLDQLAACQVDNILALRGDPPQGETVFVQPENGYRYAAQLVKHIKENGRFCLAAAAYPEGHIECRDMARNIEYLKYKVDQGADFLISQLFFDNDSYYSFREQMERAGVQCPLSIGIMPVLNAAQIERITALCGAKIPAALQKLLDRYRDSAEDMEKAGIEYACEQIADLQKTRFEGIHIYTMNKVAQVQSILQNTGLLNES
- a CDS encoding PAS domain S-box protein, translated to MASIRQGIAERTYVVITILMTIATIIVGTYYIVREQARIVHEQELRLFQAAVELALQIPKSQFDSKVKEVEVLPIAPDKKATVMNDWLQPILQAQIDRHPGFGMGIYARGIDRIVAIGPDFDGGKLQQGDETYFFSAYVSGTAQFSKFKRTLFFNGKPVNKVIYPISYQGDYIGHVWVCSKTEDLNPIMLAAIAKVIGIALLLWLIILFTLRLAFRKLQTGLRNLANQIRSQDFDRQSFASFPELLPVFDTIVHLREKLNDECLQGMKAHEELALFVDLSVDMIFVRGFDGSFKRINPAVTKQLGYCLADLTAPGIIEKIHPRDIEGVLAAWGRVLAGEPCLQYENRCQAKNGEYRWLAWSAISSKEHGLIYLVARDITEQKAINQKLLTMASIVEYFCDGIVGLAPDGTIQSWNREAENLLGYRAAEVMGKCLSMFCATGCGQKTEEVVEMVKSEEKVQNYQCILQRKNGLAVDVSITVSPIWEDNGDLAGLSATIRDITQQKKMERDIVQMDRLQTIGQMAAGISHEVRNPMTTVRGFLQMIGRKPQYAKDKEYFDLMIEELDRANTIIKEFLSISDTKVHKLEASKLNQIIEAILPLLQADALEQGKNLEVDLSETGELLLNPKEIRQLILNLVRNGLEAMAAGGLATIRTYSRGRVVVLEIADQGTGIPPEILDRLGTPFLTTKENGTGLGLGVCYGIAERHHAKIDVATGPGGTTFYVSFDSQCRDKDTKQ